In a genomic window of Verrucomicrobiota bacterium:
- a CDS encoding phosphoribosylformylglycinamidine cyclo-ligase: MGKRGITYRDAGVDIDAMDSVKRTIARKVRSTFSNRVLADIGLFGGLFDAHSLGMKRPVLVASVDGVGTKLKVASLMGVHSTVGRDLVAHCANDIAAQGARPLFFLDYIGFSQVAPNTVGEIVTGLATGCRKAGCALLGGETAQLPGVYQPGDYDLVGTIVGVVDRSKIIDGSRIRPGDVLIGLPSSGLHTNGYSLARKVLLDQAGLKLTDRLPGTRTTVGRELLKVHRDYSHVIHNLSTHGLLSGVVHITGGGFDGNIPRILPENADAVIRPKTWKTLQVFRVIQELGRVADKEMYRTFNMGIGLILVVPSRKLAAVREGLRAAHMPHKTIGEICSGRGTVVFD; this comes from the coding sequence CGCGGGATCACTTACCGGGACGCCGGCGTTGACATCGATGCGATGGATTCGGTCAAACGGACCATCGCCCGAAAGGTCCGGTCGACGTTCTCGAACCGCGTGCTCGCGGACATTGGCCTGTTCGGCGGGCTCTTCGACGCACATTCCCTCGGCATGAAGCGGCCGGTGCTGGTCGCGAGCGTCGATGGTGTGGGCACCAAACTGAAGGTCGCAAGCCTGATGGGTGTTCACTCGACGGTGGGCCGGGACCTGGTGGCCCACTGCGCCAACGACATCGCGGCGCAAGGCGCTCGGCCGCTTTTCTTTCTCGATTACATCGGCTTCTCGCAAGTCGCTCCCAACACCGTCGGCGAGATTGTCACCGGCCTCGCCACCGGGTGCCGCAAAGCCGGCTGCGCGCTCCTGGGCGGGGAGACCGCGCAACTCCCCGGCGTCTACCAGCCCGGCGACTATGACCTCGTCGGCACCATTGTCGGCGTCGTTGACCGGTCGAAGATCATCGACGGCTCCCGCATCCGGCCGGGAGACGTGTTGATCGGGCTACCGTCGTCCGGCCTGCACACCAACGGCTACTCCCTGGCGCGCAAGGTCTTGCTCGATCAGGCCGGGCTCAAGCTCACCGACCGGCTTCCAGGCACGCGCACAACGGTCGGTCGCGAACTGCTCAAGGTCCACCGGGACTACTCGCACGTTATCCACAACCTATCGACGCACGGACTGCTCAGCGGCGTTGTCCATATCACAGGGGGCGGATTCGACGGAAACATTCCCAGGATCCTTCCGGAGAACGCCGACGCCGTGATACGACCAAAGACCTGGAAAACACTTCAGGTTTTCCGCGTGATCCAAGAGCTTGGCCGCGTGGCGGATAAGGAGATGTACCGAACGTTTAACATGGGCATCGGCCTTATCCTTGTAGTACCGAGCCGCAAGCTGGCCGCCGTACGCGAGGGCCTGCGAGCGGCACACATGCCCCACAAAACCATCGGTGAAATCTGCAGCGGACGGGGAACGGTCGTTTTCGACTGA